The genomic stretch ACGGCGAGCCGTAGCGGTTGTTGATGTAGATCAGGCCGGCGTCGATCTGCCGGTAGCCGTCGGAGGTCTTCGCGATCCCGGTGCCCTTCCAGGTGGAGTCCAGGAACTGCGGGATGCCGTAGGCGGTGCTGCGCGGGTTCTGCGCGTTGGGGTTCCAGCCGCTCTCCTTGCCCCACAGCTTCTCCAGGCAGGAGAACTGGCCGGAGTCACCGCCGAGCTTCGACAGCGCGTACTCCTGGTAGGAGCCTGCGGGCGCGGCGGCGGCCGGGGCCGGGGCGGACGAGCCGCCGCCGGAGGACCGGGGGGCGGACTGCGACCGCTGGGCGGCGGCGGCCCGCTCGGCCTTGCGGGCCTCCTCGGCCTGACGCGCCTCCTCGGCCAGCCGCGCCTCCTCGGCCAGCCGGGCCTCCTCGGCGAGCCGGGCCTCCTCGGCCAGCCGGGCCTCCTCGGCCAGCCGGGCCTCCTCGGCGGCCACGGCGGCGGCCTGCACCTGCTGGGCGGCGACCTCGGCCTCCTGCCGCTGGCTGCGGTCGGCCGCCAGCTCGCCGAGCCGGTCACCCACCTCACCCTCGGCGACGACCGTGCTGGCGTGCTCGGCGGTGAGGCCCAGCTGGGTGGCGATGCTCACCGGCTCCGGCGCGGCGGTGGCCTCGGCGTCGGTCTGCCCGCTCACCGCGACGTTCACCAGGACCGCGCCGACCGCAGCGGCGGCCAGGTACATCGCCGGCCGGCGCAGCCCCGTCGGGGGTGCCAGGCGGCGGGAGCTCTTCGCGGCGCCGACGGGCAGGACCGCGGTGGGCAGGCCGTCGTCGGCGGGCACGGCCGCGTCGTCCAGGGCGTCGTCGTGCGGGGTGGTGCGGGGGGACATGGAGGAGGGGGCTCCTGGGCTCTTCCGTGGCCGCCTACCGGGTTAGCTGACGGATTCGGGCGGGAAGACGCCCTACCCGGCCGGGCACGTGCCCGGGCGGGATTCACCCCAGTGCTGCGGTGGGTCCCCGGATCGCTGCGGGCAGCGACTCGGCGGCACCCGGCGCGGGCTCCCCGGATGGGGACGTGACGTCCGGCCGGACCGGCCCAAGGTAAGGCCCGTGACGACCTCGTGACAACGCCAGGCGGCCAGTTCGTCGGGATCTGCCACGACTCCCCTGGTCAGCGCGGTGTGACTCGCCCCGCACGCCCCGCTCGTCACGCGAGCACCGGGCGCCCGGACCTCAGGGCAGCCGCCAGACCGTCGTCCGGCGGACCTCACCGCCGTCGGCGTCCGGGACGTCGTGCACGGCGGCCGGGAGCAGCCCCTCGCGGGGCAGGTAGGCACGGCCGGGGTCACCGAGCAGCACCGTGGCGCCGCGCAGCCAGTGGGCGCCCAGGTAGGGCAGCACCCGGGCGGTCATGTCGCGGTCGTAGCAGACGTCCCCGGCCAGCACGACGTCGACGTCCGGCCCGTCCTCGCCCAGCACGTCACCCACCACCTCGATCCCCCTGACGCCGTTGAGCTCGGCGTTCAGCGCGATCGCGGTGTGGGAGTACGGGTCGACGTCACTCGCGATGACGTGCGCGGCGCCGGCCTTCAGCGCCGCCACGGCGACCAGCCCGCTCCCCGCGCCGAGGTCCAGCACGCGCCGGCCGGCGACGAGCTCCGGGGAGTCCAGGACGTGCCGGGCCAGCGCCTGGCCACCGGGCCAGGCCGCCGCCCAGAACGGCGGGTCCTGGCCGGCGCCGCCGGCCTCGGTCTCCATCGCCTCCCAGAGGGCGACGACGTCGTCGGCGACGTGCAGCTGCACCTCGGGGATCAGGGTCGGCCGCGCCACCCGGGTGTGGGCCTGCAGGAAGGACGGCGGGACGCGGTCGGGGGCGGACACCCCGACAGTGGACACCCGCCCGTCCGCCCGCGGACCACCGGGGTGCGCCCGGTCCGGGCGCTGCGCTCAGTCCTTGCGGTCGCTCCGCACCACGGTGACCGGGCACGGCGCGTGCCGGGTGACCTGGTCGCTGGTCGAGCCCAGCAGCAGCCCGGCGAAACCGCCGCGGCCGCGGGCGCCCACCACCAGCAGGTCCGCGTCCCGGGCGGCGGCGATGAGCGCCTTCACCGGCGCGGTGTGCGCGACGTGGCAGCCGACCCCCGCGGCGCGGTCCCGGCCGAGCGCGGCCACGACGTCGGCCTCCAGGTCGGTCTGGACC from Modestobacter roseus encodes the following:
- a CDS encoding transglycosylase SLT domain-containing protein, with protein sequence MSPRTTPHDDALDDAAVPADDGLPTAVLPVGAAKSSRRLAPPTGLRRPAMYLAAAAVGAVLVNVAVSGQTDAEATAAPEPVSIATQLGLTAEHASTVVAEGEVGDRLGELAADRSQRQEAEVAAQQVQAAAVAAEEARLAEEARLAEEARLAEEARLAEEARLAEEARQAEEARKAERAAAAQRSQSAPRSSGGGSSAPAPAAAAPAGSYQEYALSKLGGDSGQFSCLEKLWGKESGWNPNAQNPRSTAYGIPQFLDSTWKGTGIAKTSDGYRQIDAGLIYINNRYGSPCGAWSQSQSAGWY
- a CDS encoding class I SAM-dependent methyltransferase translates to MSAPDRVPPSFLQAHTRVARPTLIPEVQLHVADDVVALWEAMETEAGGAGQDPPFWAAAWPGGQALARHVLDSPELVAGRRVLDLGAGSGLVAVAALKAGAAHVIASDVDPYSHTAIALNAELNGVRGIEVVGDVLGEDGPDVDVVLAGDVCYDRDMTARVLPYLGAHWLRGATVLLGDPGRAYLPREGLLPAAVHDVPDADGGEVRRTTVWRLP